A window of the bacterium genome harbors these coding sequences:
- a CDS encoding peptidylprolyl isomerase codes for MREWMRWGAAVAATAMMAWSPAGAAAEQAAAAQGAAPAAAGTPVAAATPMARVNGAVITRGDFERNLAFVVQGGGTEGEEAPAAATDEVRAQVLDRLIDEELLHQEARKRNLLATPAAVDAEIEQARAQFETAEAFAAALAKGGLDTESLRALVSRNLSIQRLVEEGVAAGVTVSDAEVHAFYAGNAESFAIPEQVRARHILVQFGENDDAVAKAAKRAKAEGLLAQIKGGASFEDLAKANSDCPSAPEGGDLGFFERGQMVPAFDDVAFALKPGEVSGVVETEFGYDIIRVEERKAAGTIAEKDATAQITEYLKAQKTEGAVEALVKELRAAAKIEKLS; via the coding sequence GTGAGAGAGTGGATGCGTTGGGGCGCCGCCGTCGCGGCGACGGCGATGATGGCCTGGTCACCGGCGGGTGCGGCGGCGGAACAGGCCGCGGCGGCACAGGGAGCGGCGCCGGCGGCGGCGGGGACTCCCGTCGCGGCGGCGACGCCGATGGCGCGGGTGAACGGCGCGGTCATCACGCGCGGCGATTTCGAGCGGAACCTGGCCTTCGTCGTTCAGGGCGGGGGCACGGAGGGGGAGGAGGCGCCGGCTGCCGCGACCGACGAGGTGCGGGCGCAGGTGCTCGACCGCCTGATCGACGAGGAACTGTTGCACCAGGAGGCGCGCAAGCGCAATCTGCTGGCGACCCCGGCGGCCGTGGACGCGGAGATCGAGCAGGCGCGCGCGCAGTTCGAGACCGCGGAGGCCTTCGCCGCCGCCCTGGCCAAGGGCGGGCTTGACACGGAGAGCCTGCGCGCGCTCGTCTCCCGCAACCTGAGCATCCAGCGGCTGGTCGAGGAGGGTGTCGCCGCGGGCGTGACTGTCAGCGACGCGGAGGTGCACGCCTTCTACGCGGGCAACGCCGAGAGCTTCGCGATCCCCGAGCAGGTGCGGGCGCGCCACATCCTCGTGCAGTTCGGCGAGAACGACGATGCGGTCGCCAAGGCGGCCAAGCGCGCGAAGGCCGAGGGGCTGCTCGCCCAGATCAAGGGAGGCGCGAGCTTCGAGGACCTGGCGAAGGCGAACTCCGACTGTCCGTCGGCTCCCGAGGGCGGCGACCTGGGCTTCTTCGAGCGGGGGCAGATGGTGCCGGCGTTCGACGACGTGGCGTTCGCGCTGAAGCCCGGGGAGGTCTCCGGCGTGGTCGAGACGGAGTTCGGCTACGACATCATCCGCGTCGAGGAGCGCAAGGCGGCCGGGACGATCGCCGAGAAGGACGCGACGGCCCAGATCACCGAGTACCTGAAGGCCCAGAAGACGGAGGGCGCGGT